From Numenius arquata chromosome 4, bNumArq3.hap1.1, whole genome shotgun sequence, a single genomic window includes:
- the RNF152 gene encoding E3 ubiquitin-protein ligase RNF152: METLSQDSLLECQICFNYYSPRRRPKLLDCKHTCCSVCLQQMRTSQKDLRCPWCRGITKLPPGYSVSQLPDDPEVIAVIAIPHTSEHTPVFIKLPSNGCYMLPLPLSKERALLPGDIGCRLLPGSQQKSLAVVTIPAEQQPLQGGLPAEGGAEEPDRRGVVKSSTWSGVCTVILVACVLVFLLGIVLHNMSCISKRFTVISCG; this comes from the coding sequence ATGGAGACCCTGTCCCAGGACTCTCTGCTGGAGTGCCAGATTTGCTTCAACTACTACAGCCCCCGCCGGCGGCCCAAGCTCCTGGACTGCAAGCACACTTGCTGCTCGGTGTGCCTGCAGCAGATGAGGACCAGCCAGAAGGACCTGCGGTGCCCGTGGTGCCGTGGGATCACCAAGCTGCCACCAGGGTActctgtgtcacagctgcccGATGACCCTGAGGTGATTGCCGTCATTGCCATCCCCCACACCTCGGAGCACACCCCAGTCTTCATCAAACTCCCCAGCAATGGGTGCTACATGCTGCCCTTGCCCCTCTCCAAGGAGAGGGCGCTACTGCCGGGAGACATTGGCTGCCGCCTCCTGCCTGGCAGCCAGCAGAAGTCCCTGGCGGTGGTGACGATCCCGgcggagcagcagccgctgcaGGGCGGCCTCCCCGCCGAGGGAGGAGCGGAGGAGCCAGACCGGAGAGGCGTTGTGAAAAGCTCCACCTGGTCAGGGGTTTGCACTGTGATCCTGGTGGCCTGTGTCCTGGTCTTTCTCCTGGGCATCGTCCTCCACAACATGTCGTGCATTTCCAAGCGCTTCACGGTGATCTCCTGCGGctga